The window CTTACCTCACCGACGCTTGGCTTCTGCCGCGCAGACTCCTAGCCGCAGGTACGGTTCAACGTTGTTGGCTTTGTCCTCGGCCAGGCAGCACGGGCACCAACGGTCGGATTTCGGCGCCAAGCCCGGGACGCCCAACACGGGGCGCCAAGGGGCCAGGGTGTGACGGTCCAGTGATGCCATGCCCGTGAGTTCGGCCAGCCTGGCCGCCCATTGCTCGCTCTCCGGCGACATGCTCGAGAAGCTACGCTGATGCCAGACGATTGGTTTGCGGACCCACTGGGCGCACAACCTTCCCGGTTCGTGTTACCCGCCAAGTTGTGGATGTACTCGGTGTGAATGCGTCCGAAGATGCGCTCCATGACCGAACCGTGGCGCGGATTGCCGGCGGGACAGTAGCGGACGTGAATGCGCATCAGTTCGGCGAAGTGCTTGAAATCCTCGCTGCGGAAGTCCGCCCCATTGTCGACGACGATGAACTGCGGCAAACGGCGGTGGCGACGGACGATGTCGCGCAGGAGCATCATGTTCGAGCGGTACGACGGCGGGTCGAACGAGAGATAGATGCCCACGATTCGCCGCGTGAATGCGTCGATGGCCAGCGACAGCCATGGCCGACCGAGCGACTTGCCGGTCTTCAGTGAGACCAGTTCGATATCGAGTTCCGTGTGGTCCATGTGAACGTACTGGAGTGCGCGCGACCCGTGGACTGGCGTATCGGCGTAGAGCACATTCACGAACTCGGCATTCTGGTAGCGCTGCGTTTCTGCCTGCTTTCTTCTCTCTTCGTCTTCTGCGAGAAGACGGGCGATGTGCGCGTGCGGATTCGCGAGCGACCGTGGGAGCGCTGCCTTCCCCGCCTGCTTCCTGGCCCGTTCGAAGACGACGTCCAAGGTTTCAGCGAATTCGGGGCGAGGGGGGAAGCTCGCTTATCGGTTCGTCGTAGTACCAGCCGGTGCGGCGACCGATTTCGACACTACCGGACTCTCCGAGTCCCCGGCGGGGCAGAGGAATGCGGCGAACCGGCTTGCCAGCCGCGTGGGCCGCCCAGTAGCCGCGGGGTGGAACCGGTACGCGGGCAGCTGCACAGGCTTTTCCGAGCGCAACGTCCGACAATCCGAATTCCTTGGCCAGGACGGTTTTTGGCTTACGCCATACCAGTTCGTACAGGTCTTCGCGTGTCAGCGTTTGCGACATGGGACGTGCTCCTCACGGTCGTAGGCGTAATGGTCTAACTTGCCGACCACTGCGACTAGGGTGAGGGCCATGTCCCGTACTCGCCGTTGTGCGTTTCACGGAGCATTGAGAGTCAGGGGGGCGGCTGAAGACGGGCTCGAGGAGCCGCATCGGGCGCGGCGACCGCACCGACTGTGCCGACATGAGCTGGCGGGCGCCTCCGAACGGCTTCCCCGGTCGTCTTCGAGCCTGAAAAGAAAAAAGCCCGAGCAACGGGGCCCGGGCTTAAATCCACACCAAGGAGGAGGGTGGAGGAGACGGGTGAACGATACGCCTACGTATTGATGCGATGCAACAAATAATTTTTATCGCCCCATTGCAGAGGCTTCGGTCGCCTCCGTTGCCCTTCGGGTCACCAACGTCGGCTGCGCGCATCAACCCACGTGCGTCCCACGCGTGCTCGCAGCCGTTGAATGGACAATGGGCAACACGTCGGCGAAATGCTCGTGCATCTTCCTCACCGGCTGCATGTTTTCAGCAACTCCTGTCAGGATGGACTGCAGCTGCGCGGTCAGTGCGACGACCGCGTTGGAATTGCGGATGACGTCGTAAATGAGCTGCGGCGGGTAACCCGTCATGGTGCGGGACAGCGGATGCAGACCGCCGTGCGCATAGCTGTTCATCGCCTTCCACGTGACTTCCTTGTACTCGCGCAGTTGCGCGACGATGGGCGCGGGCGCGTCGGGGTGGGCTTCTAACTCCTTGAGCATATCGGCCAATCCCAGCCCCTCATTGGCGCGCTTGGCGGTTTCCATCGTGAGGGGCTCGGAAAGCTTGGCGACCCAGTTGTCGCTGGCCGCGTGGAGGAGCCAGACGCCTCGAACCAAGCTCTCGAACTGCGGGCGGGTGAGCGCAATCGCTGATGAGAACAGCCCTTGGTCGACCAGCATCAAGATACTGAGTGCGTGTTCCAGCGAAAGCAGGCCGGACTGGAATGCTGCCACGAAGCGCTGGTCCGGCGCGGGCAACAGCGACTGTACATGGCGCTGCACCTCCGTGTGGTACTGGGCGGTTCGGTCGAGGAGTCGATGAAGGTTTTCGTCGGTCATATAGAGGTGAGGGAAATGCGGGAAGACAGATGGCATACTAGCGGAACGGCCGGCGACCATGTCTCCGCGATGCGTGATGGTGTGTGAGGGAAAAGATTGAATGGTTTTCGATAGTCCGCTCACCGTGGCCGGCATCGACATCGGCGGGACCAAGAAGGGCTGTCACCTCGTCGTCCTGCACGGCAACGACATCGTCTGCAGCATCCGTAGCGGCGACCCTGACCATCTGGCGCGAACGTGCCAGGAGCTTGGTGCGGTAGCGGTCGGCATCGATTCGCCCTGCCAATGGGGGCAACCGCAATCGGGCCGGCGGGCGGAAAAGATGCTCGCCAAGGAGCGGATATTTTCCTTCGCGACGCCGACGCGGGAGCGCGCTGAGGCGAACACGTCTGGGTTCTATGGCTGGATGTTCTGCGGTGAGCGCGTCTATCAGGCCCTGGCTGCCACCCACCCGCTGTTGAGTGACGTGGGCTACGCCGGCGGGAAGGTCTGCTTCGAGACGTTCCCGCATGCCATCACCTGCGCGATGCTTGGCACCGCCGAGGCCTCGGCGAAACGCAAGCGCGTGCAGCGCCGACAGCTGCTGAGGGATGCGGGCATTGACCCGACACCATTGAAATCCATTGATGCAGTGGATGCGGCCCTGTGCGCGCTGACCGCCACATATGTGATTGCCGGTCGGAGCGAGGCATACGGGGATACCGAGGGCGGCTACATTTTCGTTCCCGCCTCGCTGTAGGCCATTTGATTCTTGCAGGGCCTTGACCGGACAGTGGAGCCGGCGATAGTGATTGCAATGATTGCGGTCCGCGCTAAAATGCAAGCATTGCAATCGTCAGGAGGGCGCCATGGCGACCAATCTTGTTGTGCGCAACGTCGAGCCCGAGGTCGCGCAGGCCTTGAAGGAGGCGGCGGCTCGGCACGGGCGTAGTGCTGAAGCGGAGCACCGCGAAATTTTGCGGGTGGCCCTTTCGCGACCGCCTCGCCGAACCTTCAAGGACGTGCTTGCGATCATGCCCGACGTGGGTACCGACGAAGACTTCAACTTCAGGCAGGGCTGATGTACCTGCTCGACACCAACATCATCAGCGAGCTGCGCAAAGGCGGGCGCGCCAATCCCGGCGTTACCGCCTTTTTTGCGACTCTGGCAGCGGAAGACATCTATCTATCGGTGCAGACCGTCGGCGAGATTCGTCGCGGCGTCGAGACCATCCGTAAACGAGGTGACCGCGAGCAGGCGAATCGCCTCGAGGCCTGGCTGGACCTGGTGATTGCCGACTACTCGGACCGGATACTGGGCTTCGACCTCGACTGCGCGCAGGTATGGGGAAAGCTCATGTCGCCGAGTCCCCAGCATCCCGTCGACAAGCAGATTGCTGCCATTGCGCTCATCTACGACCTGACGGTGGTCACGCGTAACACGGAAGATTTCGAGTCCACCGGAGTGCGGAACATCAATCCCTTCAGCTCGCCTCAGCCGATAACCTGACAGGTGGTGACGCACGCTCACCAGTATCCGGGGCGTTTCTGTTCCGGCGCGTCGAGCGGTCGCCGGAGGTATTGGAGAGGTTTGCGGACCCGGCTGTCGTCGCGCCCGCCCGTGCATCGGGGCAGTTCCGTTAGCCAAGAGCATCTAGGTGCGGCAGAAACACCTCGAAAAACACGTCGCAGGCCTGCCGAGGAGAGTAGGTAATTCCACTTGGCAGGAATCCCTCCATGTCGGTCAGGAACTTCCGCGACGACATCCGCCGCTCCAGTTCGCTCCGCACCTTCGTGGAATCCAAGGTGCTTCCCTCCTGCGCCATGTAGAAGCGGAAAGCCTCCCCAACGCGGGCAGGATTCACCCGAACATCGGCGCCCGCCGCTTGCGATGCGTCCCAAGCTCGCCACAGGTCGAAGAGGTCCCGCCCGTGTTCGCGCTGCAGGAGCGCACGCAGCTTTGTGCCCAGCATTTCGTCCAAGTCATAGGACAAGACCTCGACCTTGCGGACGCCGCCGGCGCCCGTGGGCACCTCGATTTGAATCGGCACAAGGGGGAACAGGCTCTTGCGCTCGTTGATGTTCACCTCGACCTTCAGCTTGGCCATCGCCCCTTCCTTGCTGTGCGGGTCGTAGATGTAGGTGCTGCGTATGAGCTTGGATTTGGCTGCCAGGTTTCTGACGGCGAGCGTCACCGTGGCGATGACGGACTCGTTCGGCTTGCCAAGCAGCGGGTGCAGTACGCGCGTGAGCGCTTGCTTGATGTGTCCGGCTGGCCGGTCGCCTACCAGGACCAAATCGATGTCCTCGGAGTAGCGGCTGGCCGGCGCCAAGTGCGCCTTGTGCAGTACGGTGCCACCGCGCATCGCGAGCTGGCTCTTCAGGAAAGGGTCTTCGAAAATGGCTGCGACCGCCAGGCAGAGCAGGTAGTCCTGCTCGACCATCAGGTCGTTCAGCCACGGGGCGCAGCTGCGCCAGACGTTTATTTCGCGCGCGGATATCATCGAATCTCATCTAAGAACAACAGGCGGCCGGGGGCATACAAGACGCCCCAATCCTTATTCAACTCCAAAGCACAGTCGTCCGGTGCCTGCAGCTCGAGTGGCACCGACACCGTTCGACGGGGGGCCATCCACTTCCGAATTCGTCTGGCCGGCCCGACGTGTCCGAGCGCCTCCAGCAGAAAGCCCAGCCGTTGCGCCGTCGATGTGTGGTCAAGGCCGTCCAGCGCCCTGGTCATCTCGTCCGCATTCAGGTCCTTCGCAAAGTCGTTCGACACCCTGGCCACTGCTTCAACGCCGCCGATGGAAACCTGCGCACGAAGCAGGTCCAGCAGCGTCGCCTCCCGCGTGCTGACACGCCACGGCGCCACGTCGCCGCGCACCACGACTGTCGGGGTCTCATCCAGGCGCGCTTTTACGGTGAAGTCGAGGCGATGCACCCCTACGGCGGCGCTCCTTCGCGCCCGGCTCACCATCACCTGGGTGGTCTGCAGTGCGTAATGGGCAGACCCCCAGTAACGCGCTGCGGAAAGTAGCCCGACGTAGTAGCGCGGTTCCAACCGCTTCATGTAGTCGTCCAACCACCAAGTCACGGGCGGCGCCCCGTAGTGCTCGTATTCGGGCGGCACGATGACCCAACCCGAGGTCCGTTTCGCGGCCGCGACGATGCGCTTCTTCCGACTGAGCCGGGACAGCACGCCGGTGACCGCGAGGTCGGTAGGAGCCATGCCGAGAAGCGCTGCGAATTCCGCTTGCTCGAAGTGGTAGCGGTGCTGGGCCTGGATATGCCGAAGTGCTTCGTCAGGAGACATTGCTTTCGAAGACGTCGCAATAGTCAAAATATTTTGCGAATAGTAATGTTCGGTGTTTATATTTGCAAAGAATTTTGCAGCTCGGCATCGGGCCGTCTACCCTTGGCATTCGGGACGTATCAGTAGGCACCGTGACCGAGGTCGGCTGCGGCACGGAGAATCCGCAGCACGTCAGCGGCACGGTCCGCACGTATCTCTTCGAGGGGGACGCGTCCGGTGAGCAATGGTTCTGAATACGTCAGGAAGTCACGCGCTGCCCACATCCTGTTCTTCCCGAAGGCCATGAGAATGTTGGGTAAGACTTGCATGACGGCCGGTTCGAACTGCCACGCGGGGTAACGAACCCCCGGCATCACGCTGCGCGCGGACAGCGCCAGTAACTGACCGCCAGAGCGCATGCGACGAAGGGTTCGCGCCGGGATTCCGGAAACCGTGGCCGCTTCCCTGGCTGACAACATGTCGGCGGCTCGAAGTTGCGCTCGTTGTTGTCGTCGGCCGCGAGCCAGTGGCGTGCGCTCAAGCCGCTCCGAAGTCAGGTCGTCCAGGGATTCCTCACCGAGGTGGGGCCGGTCATTGCCCTGCATGTGGGTCTCGTTCTCGTTCGGGTTGGCTACCGGTGCAGCCACTCGAGCTTCTCGCGCAGGTCCGCTTGCGCCGCGCTCGTGCCAAGCCCGAGAAGTGGGTCCGTGAGGACAAGGTTGGCGCGGTGCTCGTCTGCCCAGCCCGCGCCATTGTCATCGACGGCGAGCCAGCGAGTATGGCGATGTCGCTGGACGGTATGTCGAATCTGTTCGTAACGGGTCAGGTTGTCCCATCGTCGTGGAGCCGTTTCGTACCACGTGGCCCCGACGACACGGCGCCGCAGGGATTCGGGCAGGTGCGAACGGGCGGCGTCGAAA is drawn from Azoarcus sp. DN11 and contains these coding sequences:
- a CDS encoding DDE-type integrase/transposase/recombinase yields the protein MDVVFERARKQAGKAALPRSLANPHAHIARLLAEDEERRKQAETQRYQNAEFVNVLYADTPVHGSRALQYVHMDHTELDIELVSLKTGKSLGRPWLSLAIDAFTRRIVGIYLSFDPPSYRSNMMLLRDIVRRHRRLPQFIVVDNGADFRSEDFKHFAELMRIHVRYCPAGNPRHGSVMERIFGRIHTEYIHNLAGNTNREGCAPSGSANQSSGISVASRACRRRASNGRPGWPNSRAWHHWTVTPWPLGAPCWASRAWRRNPTVGARAAWPRTKPTTLNRTCG
- a CDS encoding DUF429 domain-containing protein is translated as MVFDSPLTVAGIDIGGTKKGCHLVVLHGNDIVCSIRSGDPDHLARTCQELGAVAVGIDSPCQWGQPQSGRRAEKMLAKERIFSFATPTRERAEANTSGFYGWMFCGERVYQALAATHPLLSDVGYAGGKVCFETFPHAITCAMLGTAEASAKRKRVQRRQLLRDAGIDPTPLKSIDAVDAALCALTATYVIAGRSEAYGDTEGGYIFVPASL
- a CDS encoding DNA-binding protein; amino-acid sequence: MATNLVVRNVEPEVAQALKEAAARHGRSAEAEHREILRVALSRPPRRTFKDVLAIMPDVGTDEDFNFRQG
- a CDS encoding type II toxin-antitoxin system VapC family toxin; protein product: MYLLDTNIISELRKGGRANPGVTAFFATLAAEDIYLSVQTVGEIRRGVETIRKRGDREQANRLEAWLDLVIADYSDRILGFDLDCAQVWGKLMSPSPQHPVDKQIAAIALIYDLTVVTRNTEDFESTGVRNINPFSSPQPIT
- a CDS encoding nucleotidyl transferase AbiEii/AbiGii toxin family protein, yielding MISAREINVWRSCAPWLNDLMVEQDYLLCLAVAAIFEDPFLKSQLAMRGGTVLHKAHLAPASRYSEDIDLVLVGDRPAGHIKQALTRVLHPLLGKPNESVIATVTLAVRNLAAKSKLIRSTYIYDPHSKEGAMAKLKVEVNINERKSLFPLVPIQIEVPTGAGGVRKVEVLSYDLDEMLGTKLRALLQREHGRDLFDLWRAWDASQAAGADVRVNPARVGEAFRFYMAQEGSTLDSTKVRSELERRMSSRKFLTDMEGFLPSGITYSPRQACDVFFEVFLPHLDALG
- a CDS encoding type IV toxin-antitoxin system AbiEi family antitoxin; the encoded protein is MSPDEALRHIQAQHRYHFEQAEFAALLGMAPTDLAVTGVLSRLSRKKRIVAAAKRTSGWVIVPPEYEHYGAPPVTWWLDDYMKRLEPRYYVGLLSAARYWGSAHYALQTTQVMVSRARRSAAVGVHRLDFTVKARLDETPTVVVRGDVAPWRVSTREATLLDLLRAQVSIGGVEAVARVSNDFAKDLNADEMTRALDGLDHTSTAQRLGFLLEALGHVGPARRIRKWMAPRRTVSVPLELQAPDDCALELNKDWGVLYAPGRLLFLDEIR
- a CDS encoding HAD domain-containing protein, producing MASSGGIRQREPQRPTLFLDYDGVLHPDAVYRKGERIVLRTDGFRLFEWTDVLEDLLTPYPALQVVLSTSWARVLGFDAARSHLPESLRRRVVGATWYETAPRRWDNLTRYEQIRHTVQRHRHTRWLAVDDNGAGWADEHRANLVLTDPLLGLGTSAAQADLREKLEWLHR